The uncultured Sphaerochaeta sp. genome includes the window CCGTCTCCTATGGACTCTCCCTGCTCAAGGGACATAACGCCTCTATGCTCAGTGGCTACCCCAAGCAGGTTACCAGAAACCTAGGTATGGAATTGTTGGTAAGCGCGATGCTGTTCAACCCTACTCTCTATGTACCATTCAGGCTCCAGGAACGACTCCAGATTCCCATGTTTGCCATGGCGATCGGGCAGTATATGTTTCTCAGGCGCAGCGCACTCAACCATATGGAAGGGTTTTCACACATCAAGAGTGAAATATGTGATGACGTCCTCCTTGCTCGCAGCTGTGTCAAATTGCGGGAGAAGCAGCTATTCGCTCCGATGAGTGAAGCACTTACCTGTGAGATGTTCCCCTCATTCAAGGAAGCCTTCCATGGACTAGAGCGTTCCATCAATGGAGTGGTCAAACGAGGGTGGCTCAGTACCATCCTCATACTTGCGATTGTCCTCGTTTTGCTTCTTCTTGCCTTCTCGCCGTTCCTCCCGCTTTATCTTGCAGTCACGGGTGAATCCTTGATGACCATCGTGCCCAGCCTCGCAGGCACGCTCCTCTTCCTAGCCGCATGGGTTATCAACGCTCGGTTCTTCAAATTCTCATTTTCTTCAGCATTCTTGGCTCATGTCACCGTGTTCTCTGTAGTACTGATGTACCTCCATGGACTCTTTTTGGTACACACAGGGAGGGGATTTGATTGGAAAGGCCGAAAAATATCGTAAAAATAGCGTTTTAGAGCACTAAATACCGGTTTTTTACTTGCGAAAGGGTGAAATCATGGTAGAATGAATTAACCTAGACACATGGAGGAATACATGACTATTCACGAGCAGATTGTTGCGCAGTATGAGACCTATCTGGCAGAAAACCAGAAGTTCACCGAGAAGGGAGTCAAGGTATCGGCTGCAAGAGCTCGCAAGGCTCTGGCTGAAATTGCAAAGCTTGCCAAAGAGCGCAGAAAAGAAATTCAGGCAGAGAAAGGCGAATAATAAAAAAATCCTTACTCGTTTTATCAGGCGCCCGAACAGGGCGCCTATTTCTTTGTCCCGACCAATGCATAGAATATTCCCCCTGAAAAAAGCTTCCAGGGGGAATATTGATACATTATTTTGATGTTCCGTTACAGGAAACTCTTGAGAAGGGCTAAGTGCTTCTTCCCTTTCTCAATCTTCTCCTCAAACTCACTTTTCTTGCCCTTCTCTTTCTCGATTGCTTCCTCCTTGGCGTTCTGGAGGAACTTCTCGTTGGAGAGTTTGGCCATCACCTTGGAGAGGTTCTTGTCGTGCTTGTCCAGATCGCTTTCCAGGCGGGCAATCTCCTTTTCCACATCGATTGCTTCCTTGACAAATACATACATCTCATAGCCGGTTCCTGCTACAGGAAACGCCCCTTTGACATCGATAGTATCACTGCTGTCCACCTCGATTGAGGAAGCCCCTGCAAAGGTAGCCATCAATGCTTTCTGTTCAGCGAAGAACTCAGAGGCAAAGAAATCCTTGTCACACTTCACCACTACCCTGATCTTCCGCTCCACAGGGATGCCCAACTCAGAGCGCATCGCCCTGAGAGCGGTAACAGATTCCTGCATCCTCTGCACAAGGGCAGCCTCAGCTGCATGTTCCCGTTCTTTCTGGAAGATGGGATACTTGCTTTCGATCAACTGATCATCGACATTGGGAAGCTTCTGGTAAATCTCTTCACTGATGAACGAAGCAAAGGGGTGCATCAAGCGCATGGACTCAGCAAGCAAGTCAAGCAAGATGGTCACCTGTCTCTGTTTCTCCTCAGGCTTTTCACTGTATAGACCACGTTTGGCACTCTCTACATACCAGTCACAGAAGTCATTCCAGAAGAAATCATAGACAGCCTGAGCTCCATCATTGAACTTATAGTTCTCCATTGCCACCTTGATCTTCGCCACAGCCTCGTTGAGTTGGTTATAGATCCACTTATCCAGTGTATTGAGTTCAACCTTGGCAATATCACCCAGTTCCACCCCTTCAAGATTCATCAAGAGGAAACGGGCTGCATTCCAGACCTTGTTGGCAAAACGGCTCCCAAGCTTGAATGTTTCCATATCGATGAGAATGTCCTGCCCTTGGGTTGCCATGTAGGCAAGCGTGAACTTCATGGCATCAGCACCATACTGGGAAACAACATCCAAGG containing:
- a CDS encoding glycosyltransferase family 2 protein, which produces MSLILSLIVGILGLYAFILTLSNIRYLSDLQNTIRLECSDELVSVLIPARNEEHTIGPCVRSLLAQNHTNLEILILDDGSDDDTANVVRTLCLEDERVRLIPGKPLKQGWRGKIFAMQQLFKESKGDYLLFTDADTVHNPDSVSYGLSLLKGHNASMLSGYPKQVTRNLGMELLVSAMLFNPTLYVPFRLQERLQIPMFAMAIGQYMFLRRSALNHMEGFSHIKSEICDDVLLARSCVKLREKQLFAPMSEALTCEMFPSFKEAFHGLERSINGVVKRGWLSTILILAIVLVLLLLAFSPFLPLYLAVTGESLMTIVPSLAGTLLFLAAWVINARFFKFSFSSAFLAHVTVFSVVLMYLHGLFLVHTGRGFDWKGRKIS